AGTCCACCGATAATTTCTGCGAGGTAATACTCAATCCGGAAAAAACTTTCGATTACCCGACCAAGTTTACCAGCAAAAAATACTGCGGCGATAACTGCCAGAATGAATCCTATAAGTCCAACAAGTTTCCTTACGAAACCATCTTTAAAACCAAGGATAAAACCAATGATCAATCCGGCGATTATCAGAGCATCAATAAGAATCAATTTACACCAAGAAATTTCTCGATAGTTTCCTTGATTATTTTTCCATCTGCCTGCCCTTTTAACTCTTTTATTGCAAGCGGCATAAGCTTTGGAAAATCTGCTTTTGATTTGGCACCGATTTGCTCAGCAAGCTGCTTGATTCTCTGAAGTATTTCTTCAGACGAAAGCTGTTTCGGAAGATATGTCTTTATAATATTCAGTTCAGCTTCTTCTATTGAAGCAAGATCATTTCTGCCAGCTTTAATATATTCTTCCATTGCTTCTTTACGTTTTTTTGCGGCAGAGCTGAGTAATATAATTTCTTCTTCCTCATTAAGCTTTTTTCCGGATCCGCTTTTTTCAAATTCCAGAATTAGTGCTCTTATTGACCTGATAGTTTGAAGCTTAACTGAGTCGTTAGACTTCATTGCTTCTTTAAGATCATGGTTTATTCTTTCTGTAAGACTCATAATACCCTCTATAATAAAAAAGCAGGCGAAGTATCAGAACGCCTGCTTAAATCTTAAAAATTGAATGTAATTTATATTTTTATGTTTGCCGAATAATTTATTCTAAGGCAGTATGCTTTCCTCAATTCCTGTTGGATATCAGTGACATACCCCATATCAGTATTTTTATCAATCCTTAATGATACAATTACATTTGGCAGTGCTTGTCTTTTAGTATACATTATTGATTGGATTTCTTCGAGCTTCACAAGGCTATCGTTAATCTGGATTCTCTGATCCTGCCCAACCCAGATATATGAAATCAATCTTTTATTTTCTATTTTCTCGATAGCTTTTGCTTCAGGAAGAGTATAGTTAACAAGCACTTCAACTTCCCGCAAAGTTGTTGTTACCATAAAGAACAGCAACAGCATAAATATAATGTCAGGCATTGAAGCTGTGGGGATTTCCTGCTTGGTTGACGCTCTTTTCTTTTCAAATTTCATTTTCCAGTTCCTCTACTTTACTTTTTCAGGTTCTGCTATTGAAATAATAATAGGTACTGCTTCCTTCACTTCATTCTGTCCAGCTTCATCAAGATCATTAAATTTTTTTCCATATTTTGAATTGGAATACTCATCACGTACTTCAAAAAATGCTTCTTTTACCTGGTCGAGAGCTGATATATAAGCATTATAAACAGTTTTCCTGTCAGTTTTTATTGAAACTATTAATTTTTTGTTCTTAGGCAGATCAATCTTTGATTGAATCCTCGGTTTAAGTGTATTGGTAATCTGAAAAAGTGAGATTGACTGACCATCAAGTAAAACATCACCGGTTTCGTTAATCAATATAGCAGCCATTCTATCTTTTGGTACTTCAACTGTTTCTACATCTTCCACAAATTCAGGAAGAGTCATACCTATTCCCGAGTCTACATCAATAACAGTTGCAACAAGAAAGAATATCAGAAGCAGGAATGCAATATCCGCCATTGAAGAGGTTGGGATTGTAGCTTCAGGTGTTTTTTTCTTTTTAATCATATTAATAATTTAGATTTATTATTTATTACTTTCAGAATTACTTTCTGGTTTGTAATTCATATAATGCATCTATTAATTCGATGGAAGCTTCCTCCATGTCACCAACTAATCTGTCAATTCTTGATACCAGGTAGTTGTAAAATACTTGAAGAATCATAGCTACAACCAAACCAAAAAGTGTAGTTAACAATGCAACTGCGATACCATCCGCAACGATTGCAGGCGAAATCTGAGCTGCTTCTTTGATAGCATCGAAAGCTGCGATCATACCTTGAACCGTACCGGTAAATCCAAGCATCGGGGCAAGCGAAATGAAAAGTGAAATCCAGATTAAACCTCTTTCGAGGAAACCCATTTCGATTCCACCATAAGCAATTATAGCTTTTTCAGCAGCGTCAAGTCCTTCATCAGCTCTAAGTAATCCTGCGTGAAAAACTGAAGCAACTGGACCTCTGGTGTTTGCACAGACTTGTTTTGCTTGTTCAATTCCTCCATCTTCAAGAGCTCTTTTAACCTGAAGTATGAATTTTTTTGTATTTGTTTTGGAACGGGTTAAAGTCCATAATCTCTCAATACAAAAAGCTAAGCCAACAATTAAACATCCCAGAATCGGATGCATAAAAAATCCACCAGCTTCATATTTTGAACTTAACCAGTTTAAAACACCACTATCGTTCGTAGCCTGGGCTATGGTGTTAAATGATATTGCTATTACACCTGAGAAATCCATATAGAGTTTCCTCCTGAAATATGATTGATTGTTATCAAGGAAAGAGTTTTTTCCAAATAATTTTTAATTATGAGTATGACTACAATAAACATTTCAGCATCGAAAGTCAACAAATTACTTAATCTAAAAAGGTATTTTTTTAGTCTTTCTTGAATCGGTATTTAAGTTGATAAATGTTTCCGGATGTGATATTATAATTTTGAAATAAAGAATCCACGAACTCTCCGATTTCATCCGGTTTGATCCAGTTATCATAATCTCCATCTTTCATCCATTCTCTGTTTGCTGGAGTATCAATAATAAACGGAGCTATTGCATTAGCAGATAAATTAATCTTCTTCCCTTCCTCTGCAAGAGTTTTAATCAGATGGATTACGCCTGCTTTTGAGATTCCGTATACAGCTTTTCCGGGTTCAGCTTCCAATCCTGTATAAGCTGCGGTAAGACAAATTGAACCGGAATGTGATTCTTTCACTAATAATGAAAAATATTTAGCAATTAAAAAACTGGTCTTGAGATTCATGTTAATCATTCTGTCAAAATATCCGATCTCTGTTTCCCAGATATTCTTTCCACCCGTGAATCCTCCAACGGTGCTGAATAAATAATAGACTGTATTTTTTGAAGGAATGATTTCTGCAAATGCATCTTTGACATTTTCTTCTGTCGATAGATCTTTTATTGTAATCAATTTTACGTTCCTGCCTGATCTCTCGCGATGTTTAAAATCAAACAGGTAAATTTTATCATATTTCTTTTTGAGAAAAACTTCGGTGACTCCGTTACCCAAAGCCCCGCTTGCCCCAAATATTAATAATTCTTTTTTCAATCTTCACTCCTGTTTATTAAAAATTTTGCCGATACAGGAAAATGATCGCTGTAACCACCAAGATATCTTCTTCCTCCGTAGGTTGGAAAAGGAGTGCCTGCATACTGACCGGTTTTCGTAACGATGAAATCTGGTTTAAAGATATCGAATGTACCGCAGATATAGTTTAGATCACTTCCTGTAATTAAATTGCCTGATACGATTATCTGATCGAGCATATTCCAATCATCCTTGTACTTAAATGTTCCTTCTTCATTCTCAAATGCTATATAGGATAGATTGAATAATTCATTATCTGATTCAAATTCAATTATTGCATTCAGAGAATCACACTTCAGCGGATGAGCAGAAAGCGCTTCTAAAACGGATTTATTTAATGGCTCGTCATTGAAGTCACCGATAATGATGATGTTAGCTTGAGCATCTGATTGAAATATTCTATCAACAGCCTTACGAAGTGTTTGAGCCGCTGAAACTCTTTTAGGTTCCGATTCAAGTTGACCACCGCTTCTTGATGGCCAGTGATTTACAAAAACTGTAAGTGCTGTTTTATCATTGGTGAGTAAGTTGACACCAAAAATTAATCGTGTCGGCCATCCATCCGAAAGATGAACAGTGTCTGCTTGCGTACTTAGTAACTTGAATTTATCTTTTTTAAAGATTAATCCGTTGTCAATTCCCCTGTTGTCAGGTGATTCAATGTATGCAACCTGGTACGATAAATCTGATAAATATCGGTTCACCATTTCAGAAAGTACGGTTTCATTTTCAACTTCACAGACGCCAAGAATATCCGGACCTTGGCCGTTGTTCATCATTCTTATAGTTCGTGCAAGGTTGTACATTTTTTTATCAAGTCGATCTTCAGTCCATTCTAATTCAGAACCGGGAAGAAATTCTTCGTCATCTATTGCCGGATCATCGTTTGTATCAAACAGATTTTGCAAATTCCAGAATGCAACAAATATTGTATCATTCTGTGTTTCGCAGGAAACTATGCCAGGAATGATAACCAGTAGAAATGCTAAATAAATTTTTTTCATAATTCTTTCTTAGTCTGAAATTAACATACTTCGGTTTTTAATATACATATCTCTGCTGTCATTAATTATCTTATAAGCTTCTTTCTTGCCTAAAAAATCTTTTACAATTACATGCTTGTTCTCCAGTTTTTTATAGTCTTCAAAAAATCTTTGAAGTTCAACCATTGTGTGCGGAGGTAATTCAGAAAGCTCATTAATATAATTTAATGCTATGTCATTCTTTGCTACACCGATAATCTTATCATCTTTCATTTCATCATCAACCATATGCATAACCCCAAGGACTTTTGTTTCGATAATGCATAATGGATCAACATCTATCGAACAGATAACAAGTATATCGAGCGGATCATTATCCTCACAATATGTTTGAGGTATGAAGCCATAATTTGCAGGATAATGAACTGCAGAAAAAAGAACACGATCGAGTTTAATCAAGCCGCTCTTTTTATCAAGTTCATACTTTGCTTTTGAGCCTTTCGGAATTTCAATAATACTATTGACAAACTGAGGTGCTTCATTGCCGGGTGTTACCGTGTGCCAGGGATTCATAACGTTTTTAGTAATATTAAATATTTTGTCTTATAAAATAATAATTTGTGTGATGATGAAGACAGGCAAAAGAATTATCAGAGAAAATTTCACCATATAACTGAAAAAATCCGGCATTTTAATATTGTTTTCTTCCGCTACTGTTTTAACCATGAAATTTGGTCCGTTGCCTATATAAGTCATGCTTCCAAAATAAACGGCACCTACGCAAATTGCTTTTAAAATTTCTTCCGGAATCCCAGCAACGATGTTTGAAGATGTCACTCCAAGCCCTGAAGCTAATGAATGAAAGGTTACTGCTGTAGGAGTGTTATCCAAAAAACTACTTAGCAATCCTGTGTAATAATAAAAATGAGTAGGTGAAGTAATACCAAGTGATTTAGCATTAAATTCCAGATAAAGCAGACAAGGTACCATTGTAATGAAAATTCCTAAAAACAGATAAGCTACTTCCTGAATTGGCATCCAGGTAAAATTATTTGAAACACGTAATAGTCTGGGTGTGAATAATAAAGAAAGATATGCGGCAAGAAGTATTACAGCTTCGCGAATGAATTTAAAGTAGTGATTTGAATGAATTATCGAAAGATATTGTTCATTTAAGAAAGCCACAGAAAAGATGACTATCAGAAGAAAAATAAAATTTCTTTTTCCTTCTATTTTTATGGGACGAATATTTAATTTATCATATTTGATTGCTGCAGGATCTTCTTTCTTGTAATAAAAAAAATCAACAATGTAGTAAATAATTAATAAAAACAGATTTACAAATAACCATTCAGGGAAAAGCTGGAAGAACCACTCAAAAGGTGCTCCTCGCAAATACATCATAAACAAAGGTGGATCGCCGAGCGGAGTTAATAGACCACCACAGTTTGCAACGATTCCGATAAAGAATAAAATTGTATGGACTTTAAATTTCCGTTGTCTGTTTGTTTGAATAATCGGTCGGATTAACAGCATAGCAGCACCTGTTGTTCCTACAAAAGAAGCTAATACCGCGCCGATTGCCAGGAACGTCGTGTTGATAATTGGTTTGGCTTCGATATCCCCTGACAGAAAAATTCCACCTGTAATAGTAAATAGAGACCCGAGAAGAATTATAAACGGGATATAATCAAAAA
This region of bacterium genomic DNA includes:
- a CDS encoding GatB/YqeY domain-containing protein, with protein sequence MSLTERINHDLKEAMKSNDSVKLQTIRSIRALILEFEKSGSGKKLNEEEEIILLSSAAKKRKEAMEEYIKAGRNDLASIEEAELNIIKTYLPKQLSSEEILQRIKQLAEQIGAKSKADFPKLMPLAIKELKGQADGKIIKETIEKFLGVN
- a CDS encoding inorganic diphosphatase — encoded protein: MNPWHTVTPGNEAPQFVNSIIEIPKGSKAKYELDKKSGLIKLDRVLFSAVHYPANYGFIPQTYCEDNDPLDILVICSIDVDPLCIIETKVLGVMHMVDDEMKDDKIIGVAKNDIALNYINELSELPPHTMVELQRFFEDYKKLENKHVIVKDFLGKKEAYKIINDSRDMYIKNRSMLISD
- a CDS encoding SDR family oxidoreductase, which translates into the protein MKKELLIFGASGALGNGVTEVFLKKKYDKIYLFDFKHRERSGRNVKLITIKDLSTEENVKDAFAEIIPSKNTVYYLFSTVGGFTGGKNIWETEIGYFDRMINMNLKTSFLIAKYFSLLVKESHSGSICLTAAYTGLEAEPGKAVYGISKAGVIHLIKTLAEEGKKINLSANAIAPFIIDTPANREWMKDGDYDNWIKPDEIGEFVDSLFQNYNITSGNIYQLKYRFKKD
- a CDS encoding sodium:proton antiporter, translating into MENSLVNIPVVTLLPFILMLLSIALFPLFWNHFWEKNKNKLYIAIALSIPVIIYLLSAGLTEKLFETIVFDYIPFIILLGSLFTITGGIFLSGDIEAKPIINTTFLAIGAVLASFVGTTGAAMLLIRPIIQTNRQRKFKVHTILFFIGIVANCGGLLTPLGDPPLFMMYLRGAPFEWFFQLFPEWLFVNLFLLIIYYIVDFFYYKKEDPAAIKYDKLNIRPIKIEGKRNFIFLLIVIFSVAFLNEQYLSIIHSNHYFKFIREAVILLAAYLSLLFTPRLLRVSNNFTWMPIQEVAYLFLGIFITMVPCLLYLEFNAKSLGITSPTHFYYYTGLLSSFLDNTPTAVTFHSLASGLGVTSSNIVAGIPEEILKAICVGAVYFGSMTYIGNGPNFMVKTVAEENNIKMPDFFSYMVKFSLIILLPVFIITQIIIL
- a CDS encoding MotA/TolQ/ExbB proton channel family protein, giving the protein MDFSGVIAISFNTIAQATNDSGVLNWLSSKYEAGGFFMHPILGCLIVGLAFCIERLWTLTRSKTNTKKFILQVKRALEDGGIEQAKQVCANTRGPVASVFHAGLLRADEGLDAAEKAIIAYGGIEMGFLERGLIWISLFISLAPMLGFTGTVQGMIAAFDAIKEAAQISPAIVADGIAVALLTTLFGLVVAMILQVFYNYLVSRIDRLVGDMEEASIELIDALYELQTRK
- a CDS encoding biopolymer transporter ExbD, with the translated sequence MKFEKKRASTKQEIPTASMPDIIFMLLLFFMVTTTLREVEVLVNYTLPEAKAIEKIENKRLISYIWVGQDQRIQINDSLVKLEEIQSIMYTKRQALPNVIVSLRIDKNTDMGYVTDIQQELRKAYCLRINYSANIKI
- a CDS encoding biopolymer transporter ExbD → MIKKKKTPEATIPTSSMADIAFLLLIFFLVATVIDVDSGIGMTLPEFVEDVETVEVPKDRMAAILINETGDVLLDGQSISLFQITNTLKPRIQSKIDLPKNKKLIVSIKTDRKTVYNAYISALDQVKEAFFEVRDEYSNSKYGKKFNDLDEAGQNEVKEAVPIIISIAEPEKVK